In a single window of the Raphanus sativus cultivar WK10039 chromosome 9, ASM80110v3, whole genome shotgun sequence genome:
- the LOC108828138 gene encoding photosystem I chlorophyll a/b-binding protein 3-1, chloroplastic codes for MAAQALVSSSLTSSVQTARQIFGTKPAVSVRKTSFVVKATSTPPVKQGANRPLWFASSQSLSYLDGSLPGDYGFDPLGLSDPEGTGGFIEPRWLAYGEIINGRFAMLGAAGAIAPEILGKAGLIPADTALPWFQTGVIPPAGTYSYWADPYTLFVLEMALMGFAEHRRLQDWYNPGSMGKQYFLGLEKGFAGSGDPSYPGGPFFNPLGFGKDEKSMKELKLKEVKNGRLAMLAILGYFVQGLVTGVGPYQNLLDHLADPVNNNVLTSLKFH; via the exons ATGGCAGCACAGGCACTTGTATCTTCTTCACTTACCTCCTCTGTTCAGACTGCTAGACAGATATTCGGCACAAAACCAGCTGTCTCCGTGAGGAAGACTTCCTTCGTTGTTAAAGCCACCTCAACGCCACCTGTCAAG CAAGGAGCAAACAGACCATTGTGGTTTGCATCATCACAGAGTCTCTCTTACTTGGATGGCAG CTTACCTGGCGACTATGGATTCGACCCTCTTGGTCTTTCAGACCCAGAAGGTACTGGAGGTTTCATCGAGCCAAGATGGTTAGCCTACGGAGAGATCATCAACGGGAGGTTCGCTATGTTGGGTGCAGCTGGAGCCATTGCCCCTGAGATTCTTGGCAAAGCTGGTTTGATTCCAGCAGACACTGCTCTTCCTTGGTTCCAAACCGGTGTGATTCCACCTGCAGGGACATACAGCTACTGGGCAGACCCTTACACACTCTTTGTTCTCGAGATGGCTTTGATGGGATTTGCTGAGCACCGGAGGTTGCAGGACTGGTACAACCCAGGATCAATGGGAAAACAGTACTTCTTAGGCTTAGAGAAAGGTTTTGCCGGTTCAGGAGACCCGTCTTACCCCGGTGGACCTTTCTTTAACCCTCTTGGGTTTGGAAAAGACGAGAAGTCAATGAAGGAGTTGAAACTCAAAGAGGTCAAGAACGGTAGACTGGCTATGCTCGCAATCCTAGGCTATTTTGTGCAGGGACTAGTGACCGGTGTGGGGCCTTACCAGAACCTTCTTGATCATTTGGCGGATCCAGTCAACAACAATGTCTTGACCAGCCTTAAGTTCCACTGA
- the LOC108826327 gene encoding protein RALF-like 9 produces MGMSKTIKVIFSLALVVFLALAATKIEARYIDYGALHHGDPSFGCSKLHPQFCKKQEANPYKRGCETEERCDRGLKK; encoded by the coding sequence ATGGGGATGTCTAAAACTATTAAAGTTATTTTCTCTCTGGCTCTTGTGGTGTTCTTGGCTCTAGCAGCAACCAAGATAGAGGCAAGATACATAGATTATGGTGCCCTTCATCATGGAGATCCCAGTTTCGGTTGTAGTAAACTACACCCTCAATTCTGCAAGAAGCAAGAAGCCAATCCATATAAGAGAGGTTGTGAGACTGAAGAACGTTGCGACCGTGGCCTGAAAAAGTGA
- the LOC108825839 gene encoding MLO-like protein 6 → MAVKVDEKTLQQTSTWAVAVVCFFLLLISIVIEKLIHKLGTWLKKKNKKAQYEALEKVKAELMLMGFISLLLTIGQNYISQICIPKSIAASMHPCSASEEAKKYPPKIKDTGKDQGQEENSGRKLLELVDSFIPRRSLATKGYDKCAEKGKVAFVSSYAMHQLHIFIFVLALFHVIYCIVTYAFGKTKMRRWKKWEEETKTIEYQYSHDPERFRFARDTSFGRRHLNFWSKSTITLWIICFFRQFFGSVTKVDYLTLRHGFIMTHLAPGSDARFDFRKYIQRSLDEDFKTIVEISPVIWFAAVLFLLTNTNGLHSFLWQPFIPLVVILIVGTKLQVIITRLGLIIQEKGEIVKGMPLVQPGDHLFWFGRQRFILFLIHLVLFTNAFQLAFFVWTTYEFQLKNCYHKTIVDVVTRISVGVIVQILCSYVTLPLYALVTQMGSKMKPTVFNESIATALKSWHHTAKKQIKHGRTSGSTTPFSSRPTTPTHGSSPIHLLRNVHKRSRSADGSFANTLSPKNSDFDSWGPEPQQEPSSSSSTNHHSRFGEEDSEKKMPSSSSLELPPGPEQIRTHQHEINISLRDFSFKG, encoded by the exons ATGGCGGTTAAGGTGGACGAAAAAACGCTACAGCAGACTTCTACGTGGGCGGTCGCTGTGGTTTGCTTCTTCTTGCTTCTAATTTCGATTGTCATTGAGAAACTGATTCACAAACTTGGAACC TggttaaaaaagaagaacaaaaaggCTCAGTATGAAGCTCTTGAAAAGGTGAAAGCAG AGCTTATGCTGATGGGATTCATATCATTACTGCTGACAATTGGACAAAATTACATATCGCAAATTTGTATCCCCAAGAGCATCGCAGCATCAATGCACCCTTGCAGTGCATCCGAAGAGGCAAAAAAGTATCCACCTAAGATAAAAGATACTGGAAAAGACCAAGGACAAGAAGAAAACTCTGGTCGAAAGCTTCTGGAGTTGGTCGACTCTTTCATTCCTCGAAGGAGTTTGGCAACCAAAGGTTATGACAAGTGTGCAGAGAAG GGAAAAGTGGCTTTTGTATCGTCTTATGCGATGCATCAGCTGCATATATTCATCTTTGTTCTCGCGTTGTTTCATGTAATCTACTGCATTGTCACTTATGCTTTCGGCAAGACCAAg ATGCGAAGATGGAAGAAGTGGGAAGAGGAGACAAAGACAATTGAATATCAGTATTCTCACg ATCCTGAGAGGTTTAGGTTTGCCAGAGATACATCTTTCGGGCGTAGACATCTGAATTTCTGGAGCAAATCAACTATTACACTGTGGATTATATGTTTCTTTAGACAGTTCTTTGGATCTGTGACCAAAGTTGATTACTTAACACTAAGACATGGATTCATCATG acCCATTTGGCTCCAGGGAGTGATGCGAGGTTCGATTTCCGGAAGTACATTCAGAGATCATTAGACGAAGACTTCAAAACCATCGTCGAAATTAG TCCTGTGATTTGGTTCGCCGCCGTGCTGTTTCTCCTGACCAACACAAATG GATTGCATTCATTCCTCTGGCAGCCATTCATTCCACTAGTT GTTATTCTTATAGTTGGGACAAAACTTCAAGTGATAATAACAAGACTTGGACTTATCATCCAAGAGAAAGGAGAGATAGTGAAGGGCATGCCGCTTGTTCAGCCCGGTGATCACCTCTTCTGGTTCGGTCGCCAACGTTTCATTCTCTTCCTCATTCACTTAGTCCTTTTCACG AATGCGTTTCAACTAGCTTTTTTTGTCTGGACAACG TATGAGTTCCAGCTCAAGAACTGTTACCACAAAACCATTGTAGATGTGGTCACCAGAATTTCAGTTGG AGTTATTGTACAAATTCTTTGCAGCTACGTTACTCTTCCTCTTTACGCTCTAGTGACCCAG ATGGGTTCGAAGATGAAACCTACAGTGTTCAACGAGAGTATAGCAACAGCTTTAAAGAGTTGGCATCACACAGCTAAGAAACAAATCAAACACGGAAGAACCTCAGGATCAACGACACCTTTCTCTAGCCGTCCAACTACACCTACACATGGTTCTTCTCCAATCCATCTCCTCCGCAATGTCCACAAACGAAGCAGAAGCGCCGATGGAAGCTTCGCGAACACGCTATCTCCGAAAAACTCTGACTTCGATTCGTGGGGTCCTGAGCCTCAGCAagaaccttcttcttcttcatctacAAATCATCATTCTAGGTTTGGAGAAGAAGATTCAGAGAAGAAGATGccctcttcttcatctttggaGCTCCCTCCTGGACCTGAACAAATTCGAACTCACCAGCATGAGATTAATATAAGCTTAAGGGATTTTTCGTTTAAGGgatga
- the LOC108826178 gene encoding transcription factor bHLH79-like: protein MDPPLVNDSSFSPTNPSSYTLSEIWPFPVNDAVRSGLRLAVNSTPSDKYVSMAAAAAAAAAAAAEESTVTDLTAGWGGRKARALNYEEDESSKMVSLSSSGNEVLGEYDPQRQS, encoded by the exons ATGGATCCTCCGCTAGTGAACGATTCATCCTTCTCCCCAACGAATCCTTCATCTTACACTCTCTCCGAGATTTGGCCCTTCCCCGTAAACGACGCCGTTCGCTCCGGTCTCCGTTTAGCTGTCAATTCCACTCCCTCTGATAAATACGTCTCcatggctgctgctgctgctgctgcggcggcggcggcggcggaggaatCAACGGTCACGGACTTAACTGCAGGCTGGGGAGGAAGAAAGGCTCGAGCGTTGAACTACGAGGAGGACGAATCTTCGAAGATGGTTTCTTTAAGCAGCAGCGGTAATGAAGTG CTTGGCGAATATGATCCACAAAGACAAAGCTAG
- the LOC108825417 gene encoding putative F-box protein At5g62660 — protein sequence MVKYLSLISGIQWKKRSPKARRRARGGRRRRRQRRDGYVVPEIPFDLMIQILSRLPATSLIRFKCVSKLWSSLIRSRYFSNLYLTVASPSRPKLRLYMSLVEHYQCDSMELCRNPGKSELLSLTLTSSSISAESSFEPNITFPGMRGHEMVVLRGLILHTVCRKACIYNPATRQSLTLPAVKSNIFAQQERYKHVNYFFGHDPVHDQYKIVCSVVVFSEVRRKITSESWVFVLEPRGFWKRIVYDVQPHLPTRQGLCINGVIYYLAFNHTCRDNVYCFDVRSEEFRVIQGPHEVSKYAGFLGFIEHGGKPAIFDFTHIKETGLSELWALEVDSGTWSRKSLVLKPCQRHLVDDIINIMDLRVRGTGQGNEVILALPGPCYLLYYDLIKNDLRKVNIIKEMPTDHTPYMYVKVMDMPESIMHLKI from the coding sequence ATGGTTAAGTATTTGTCTCTGATCTCAGGTATTCAGTGGAAGAAGAGGTCGCCAAAGGCGAGGAGACGAGCAAGAGgagggagaaggagaagaagacaaagaagagaTGGTTACGTGGTGCCAGAGATTCCTTTTGATCTCATGATCCAGATCCTTAGTAGACTGCCTGCTACATCGCTTATAAGGTTTAAGTGTGTCTCAAAGCTCTGGTCTTCTCTAATCCGTTCTAGATATTTTAGCAACCTTTATCTCACGGTAGCTTCTCCATCGCGACCAAAACTTCGTCTATACATGAGTTTGGTTGAACACTACCAGTGTGATTCAATGGAGCTCTGCCGCAACCCTGGAAAATCTGAACTACTATCCTTAACATTGACATCGTCTAGTATTAGTGCTGAGTCATCGTTTGAACCAAATATTACTTTCCCAGGGATGAGAGGACACGAGATGGTGGTTCTTCGCGGTTTGATTCTACACACTGTTTGCAGAAAAGCATGTATCTATAATCCCGCCACTAGACAAAGCTTAACCTTACCCGCCGTCAAATCCAACATCTTTGCTCAACAAGAACGTTATAAGCATGTTAACTACTTTTTTGGACACGATCCCGTTCATGATCAATACAAAATAGTCTGTAGTGTTGTTGTATTCTCGGAAGTTCGTAGAAAGATAACCTCCGAGTCTTGGGTCTTCGTACTGGAACCCAGAGGTTTTTGGAAAAGAATTGTGTATGATGTTCAGCCTCACCTTCCTACAAGACAAGGACTCTGCATCAATGGAGTTATATATTATCTGGCTTTCAATCATACATGTCGCGATAATGTTTACTGTTTTGACGTTAGGTCTGAAGAGTTCCGGGTGATCCAAGGACCCCATGAGGTGTCTAAATATGCTGGTTTCTTGGGTTTCATAGAGCATGGTGGAAAACCAGCAATCTTTGATTTTACACATATTAAAGAAACTGGTCTGTCAGAGTTGTGGGCCTTGGAGGTGGATAGTGGAACATGGTCGAGGAAGTCTCTGGTTCTGAAACCTTGTCAGAGGCATTTAGTGGATGACATTATTAACATTATGGATTTGAGAGTGCGTGGTACGGGTCAGGGCAATGAGGTTATCTTGGCGTTGCCTGGTCCTTGTTACCTTCTCTATTACGATTTGATAAAGAATGATTTGAGAAAGGTTAATATCATCAAAGAAATGCCAACGGACCATACTCCGTACATGTATGTCAAGGTTATGGATATGCCTGAAAGTATCATGCACTTAAAAATATAA